TTTTCACCGTAGAAAGTTTCCACACTGCCCTTGAGCAGATAGATCGCTGTTTCATACCCCTTGTGATAGTGCGGCTCGGCTTTGGCGCCTGCCGGAATCACCACAATGTTCATGGAAATACCGCTGGAGCCCGCCGTGGCTTCGGAGATGCCGACAAAGTTGGGCAGGCGCTGAATAGTATCGATGGTTTCCTGTGGCCTGACGGTAATGATGTCTTTTTCGAGATCCATGACGTTCCTCCTCGGTTCTGAATGGGCGTTACAGGCTGGTAAGACGCGTTATTGACGCTGTCTCCGACGGCGCCAGCCGATTCTCACCACCTGCTAACCTTGCTGCAACAGCTGCTCGTACTGCAATGCCTCGACAGGTCGACTGATCAGATAGCCCTGCGCCAGATCGCAGCCGCACTCCCTGAGTAGCTGCATATGGCCCTGGGTTTCCACCCCTTCGGCGATGGCCTGCATTTTCAGCTCATGGGCCATGTTGGTGATCATGCGAACGATAGCCCGGTCTTTCTCGCTGTTGGCTGATGCCACAATGAAGGAGCGGTCGATTTTTAGCCAGTCGATTTCAAAGCGGCTGAGGGTAGCCAGACTGGAATAACCGGTGCCGAAGTCATCAATGGCGACCGAGCTGCCCAGCGCCTTGATATCGCTGATGACCTCCCGTATTGCGATGCTGTCCTCCAGCAGGGTGGACTCGGTCAGCTCAATCTCGATTTGCGCCGGTGAGATACCGGCTTCACGGGTACAGCGTTGCAGCAGTTCCGGTACGTCAGTGCGGTAAATCTGTATGCCCGAGACATTCACCGCAATCCGCGAGGCCAGGCCCATGTCCCGCCAGCGGCGAGCCTGTTCGCAGGCCTGTCGCAGCACCCATTCACCGAGCGGCACAATAAGGCCGGTTTCCTCTGCCAGTGGGATAAAGTCCAGCGGGCTGATCATGCGGCCATCGGCACGAGGCCAGCGCAACAGTGCCTCACAACCGACAATATGCTGCTCACGGATAGCCAGTTGGGGCTGGTAATAGAGGCGAAAGCTTTGCTCCGTCAGTGCCTGACGCAGTTCATTGATCAGGGTGTGGCGGCGTATGGCTTCGTCGTTCATCTCCTGACGGAAGAAGCTGTAGCAGCTGCGTCCCTTTTCCTTGGAGTGGTACATCGCGGTATCGGCTTTCTGCAGCAGGACATCAAAGTCTTCCCCGTCGGCGGGGGCAATGACGATACCTATCGACACAGAGGTGGGAATCGAATGCTGTTGCACCCGCAGGGGGGTGGTGAAGGCGGTGAGAATGCGCTGCGTGCGCATGGCAACATCAGCCGCACTGTCGATGTCCGGCATCAGGATGATGAACTCATCGCCGCCCTGACGGCTGATGGTGTCGTTTTCACTGAGACAGTTACGCAGCAGATGGACACAGGCAATCAGCAGGTCATCGCCGACCTTGTGGCCGAGGGAGTCGTTGACGTGCTTGAAGTTATCCAGATCGAGCAGCAGGAAAGCGGCCGAGCGGCCCATGCGTCTGGCCTGATCCAGCGCATAGTCAAAGCGATCACGCAGCAGCAGGCGATTGGGCAGGCTGGTCAGCACATCATGGTTGGCGAGGAACTGGATTTTTTCCTCGGCCGCCTTACGGTCGGAAATGTCCTGAAAGGAGCCGATGTAGTTGACGACCTTGCCGTACTCATCCAGCACCGTGGAGATCGACAGCCACTTGGGATAGCAATCACCATTCTTGCGCCGGTCGATCACCTCACCCGACCAGCGGCCGCTGGCGCGCAGATCGTGCCACATTCCCCGGTAGAAACGGGATGGATGATGCCCTGATTTCAGCAGCGAGGGCGTGCGGCCAATGACTTCGTGTGCACTGTACCCGGTGGTATCACAGAAGGCCTGATTGACCTCCAGAATGACCGCGTTGTGATCGGTCACCATGATGGCATCGGAGCTGTGCTCGAACACCGTATGAGCGAGCTTGAGCTGGGCTTCCTGCTCGCGCCTCAGGGTAATGTCGCAGACTACCCAGATGGAATCCTCCAGCGGTGCGTGGCGGTCAAGAGGGCAACCGGTAACCTGACACCAGATCGGCCTGCCGTCTCGGTGCCTGAACTGGAACTCCGCATCGACGTAGCCGGTCTTTTCCAGTGTCCGGTAGATCAGCTGCCGGCTGGCCTCCCAGTCTTCCGCGCTGGGGAACAGTACCGAGGTGTTCTGACCGATGATGTCACTGGCGCTCGGCCAGCCAAAGATGCTGGCCAGATGCTGATTACAGTTGACGATGGTGCGGTTGCGCATGTGCGCAATACCGACGTAGGCATTCTCGAAAATTGCCTGCAGCTCATCCACTAGCTGGCGGATACGCAGCTCCTGCAGGTGCCGCGTGGTGATGTCGGACAGCGTCATCAGCCGTCCGCCGCCGGGCAGTTCACTCTCATGCACGCTCAGAATACGTCCGCTACTGAGGTGAATCTGCTGTGGCTGGTTGAGCTGGTCGATGCGGTACTGACCTTCCATCGCCTGCAGGATGAGGTCGCGGGTCATGGATGTTGAAGGTGATGCGGGCAGGGGCAGCACTGCAGCCAGCCGGTCATTCCAGTGCTGGAAGTAGTTTTCCTCATCAAAGGTAACGACACCTTCCTCAAGGTTATCCAGCGTAATCTGCAACCGCTCGGCCTGTCGGGCCCGTTCCTGCTCCCGGCGCCGCGCTTCTCCCCGCTTGATATCGCTGATATCGGCATAGTTGCCGACCACGCCGCCATCCGAAGTCGGATGTTCGGAAATACGCAGCCAGACGGCATCGGCAAGATTGACCTCCACCGTGCTGGGCAACCCATTACGGGCCTGCTGATGATTGTGCTGCCACTGCTGCAGCCAGGCCGCTGCGCCGAGCTGTTGCTCCATCTCATGCAGCCACTGACTGAAAGGCTGCCCGGTGGCAATGGCCTTCACCTGCAGCAGTTGCGCCCAGTAGGTCTGGAATTGCGGGTTGACCATCACCAGCACATCGTTCTCATCGCACAGGGCAAAGCCGTCTGCACTGCAGGCGATGGATTCGGTTAGTCGGGTACGGGCCATGTCGGCATCCTGACGCTGCTGCGCCAGTTCTGCATTGCTGTCCTGCAGTGCGTGCAGGGCTTCATCCAGCGCCTGAGTACGCTGTTGTACCAGATCGCCCAGTAGCACCGTGGACTGGAAAAAACTGTAATCCGAGCCCTGCTGATCGAGGCCCTGTTCCACCCGATCCATCAGCACTCGAATGATCTTGTCACGGCGATGCAGTTCGGCCTGCAGGTCTTTATCAACGGCAGCAACGCGGGCCTTGAGCCCGGGATGATTAAGCATGTTCTTTCCTCCACGCCGAACAGACATGGGCTTAGCGGCCAAAGGCGACGCCGGTCAGCGTCTGGTTGATGTGGATGCCGAAGTGCAGCTCGCCAAAGGAAGAAAAGCCAATGACGTTATGGCGTTGCAGCGTGGCGGAAATCGGCGCCCGCAGCCCTTTCTGACGAAACTCCAGATTGCGCAGAATGCAGTCAAAGGCGAGTACACACTGCACCTTGCCAATCTCTGCCTCGGTCGCATCCAGAGCTTCTCTGAGATTGGTCAGCGCATTCAGCCCGCGGGCCATGGTCAGGACGATGCCTTCATCAATGGCACAGTAAAAACGCAGGCTGTGATCGGCATTGACCTGCTGAATGGAGCGCACATATTCGTGGCCGCCAATACGCACCACGACCGGGAATGCCGCAAATGCCTGCGGGCTGAGCTGACTGACCTGCAGCCCGGCAATACGGGCGTACTCCAGCGCGGCGGGATAGCCGTTGATTTCGGTGACGATGCGTTCGCAGGGGCGTGCCTCGGTGACGACCATGCGCTCTCCTGCGCGCTCGAAATGCTGAGTCTTGATGATGTGGAAGGGCAGGTCAGTACTCAGAATGACCAGTACAGCAGCGTCGCTGCCGCTGAAGTCATTACAGAACACCTGGGTGCGCTCAAAACGCAGGGAGTCCCCGGCCGAGCCACCAATCACCGGTATATCGCCAAGCAGCAGTTGAATTGCCCGCCCCAGTGGCTCTTCACGCATCGACAGACCGTCGACCAGCAGCAGCGCCAGACGGTGCTGATGTTCCCGCTGGCGCTGCTGCCAGCTGGCCACCTGTTGCAGGGCTTCCACCTTCTGCTGGCAGCGGGCGCTGTCAAACTGCGCCAGATCGGTGATGGTGGTGCAGCTGGCGGTGAAGTGGCTCAGAGGAAAGCCCAGCGCGACCACCGAGTCGTCCTGATAGCCCTCCACCCCGATCTCTCCGGCCGTGGTACAGCCAACGACTTGCGTGGGGGCAGAGAAATGCTGGCGCAGGGCGCGGGTCAGGGCGGCCATGTCATGGCTGGCGGCACAGAACACTATTACCAGCGCCAGAGGTACATCAGCAATCTGCTGACGTATCTCATCGGCAGCCTGCTGGCTGTCGGATGCGAAGGAGGTTGCTGTGCGAATGGAGTCCATCGTCTGCTCCTGTGCCACTGGTCACATTTTGAGCGGAAAAATAGCATGGAATGTGCAAAAGCGGGGTCGAGCTACCCTGTTAAATATAGCCACTTCCCCGCCATTACGGAGCAGAGCAGCGCAGGTTGGCGGCAATTGGCAGTGCGGCTGTCGTGGTCAGTGCAATGCAGTGAGGCGCGGTAGCGGGGCGGAGGGGCAGAGGGGCAAAAAGAAACCCGGCACAGTGGCCGGGTTGCTCAGAGCATCTTGTCAGCGTGGGTCAGTGTGCCAGTGACGGCTTACCACTCGACCATCGGGTTGACGTCGGCGTCATAATCCACACCGGCAAAACCGAAACCGAACAGGTGCAGGAATTCCTGATGGTAGCCAGCGTAGTCGCTCAGCTGGTGGAAGTTTTCCTGAGTGACCTGCTGCCACAGGGCCTTGATTCTGGCCTGAGTGGCGTCATTGGTTTCCTTGCCATCCATGCGCAGACGCTTGGCTTCGTCCAGCTCAGGAGCGGCGTCAAACAGCTTCTGCTGGAACAGGCCATTGATCTGTTCGATACAGCCTTCGTGCGTACCTTCTTCCTTCATCACCTTGTAGATCAGGGAGATATACAGCGGCATCACCGGAATGGCCGAGCTGGCCTGGGTGACCAGCGCTTTCAGCGAAGACACATAGGCTTTCAGTTGTTTGTCAGCATAGCTGCTGTTCAGTTCGGCAGCGGCGCGGTCCAGGTCTTCCTTTGCCTTACCGATGGTGGCGTGGCCATAGATAGGCCAGGTCAGTTCCTTACCGATGTAGGTGTAAGCGGTGGTGCGGCAGCCATCTGCCAGCAGGTCGGCATCGGCCAGCGCCTTGATCCACAGCTCCCAGTCTTCTCCGCCCATGACTTTGATAGTGTGCTGGATTTCTTCTTCGCTGGCGGGTTCCAGAGAAATGTCGTGCACCAGATCCTTGTCGGTGTCGTAAGTCTTGGTGGTGTAGGCCTGACCGACAGGCTTCAGTACTGACTTGAAGGTCTCGCCGCTGGTGGGATCGGTACGGCGGGGGGATGCCAGACTGTAGATGATCAGGTCGACTTTACCCATGTCCTGTTTGATGGCGTCGATGACTTCGGCCTTGATCTCGTTGGAGAAGGCGTCGCCGTTCAGCGTCCGGGCATACAGACCGGCATCTTTGGCCTGTTGATGAAAAGCGGCGGTGTTGTACCAGCCTGCAGTGGCGGTCTTGCGCTCGCTGGGTTCTTTCTCGAAGCAGACACCCAGTGTATTGGCGCCATAACCGAAGGCAGACACGATGCGGGAGGCCAGACCGTAGCCGGTGGAGCAACCCAGCACCAGAACGTTTTTGGGGCCTTCGCCGAAGGGCGCCTGAGCCTTCACATAGTCGATCTGTTGCTGGACGTTAGCTGCACAGCCCACGGGGTGCGCGTTGGTGCAGATAAAGCCA
This Pokkaliibacter sp. MBI-7 DNA region includes the following protein-coding sequences:
- a CDS encoding cupin domain-containing protein, which produces MDLEKDIITVRPQETIDTIQRLPNFVGISEATAGSSGISMNIVVIPAGAKAEPHYHKGYETAIYLLKGSVETFYGENLKKSVVNHQGDFIFIPAGVPHQPVNLSTTEAAMALVARNDANEQESVQVYSPEQG
- a CDS encoding EAL domain-containing protein, with amino-acid sequence MLNHPGLKARVAAVDKDLQAELHRRDKIIRVLMDRVEQGLDQQGSDYSFFQSTVLLGDLVQQRTQALDEALHALQDSNAELAQQRQDADMARTRLTESIACSADGFALCDENDVLVMVNPQFQTYWAQLLQVKAIATGQPFSQWLHEMEQQLGAAAWLQQWQHNHQQARNGLPSTVEVNLADAVWLRISEHPTSDGGVVGNYADISDIKRGEARRREQERARQAERLQITLDNLEEGVVTFDEENYFQHWNDRLAAVLPLPASPSTSMTRDLILQAMEGQYRIDQLNQPQQIHLSSGRILSVHESELPGGGRLMTLSDITTRHLQELRIRQLVDELQAIFENAYVGIAHMRNRTIVNCNQHLASIFGWPSASDIIGQNTSVLFPSAEDWEASRQLIYRTLEKTGYVDAEFQFRHRDGRPIWCQVTGCPLDRHAPLEDSIWVVCDITLRREQEAQLKLAHTVFEHSSDAIMVTDHNAVILEVNQAFCDTTGYSAHEVIGRTPSLLKSGHHPSRFYRGMWHDLRASGRWSGEVIDRRKNGDCYPKWLSISTVLDEYGKVVNYIGSFQDISDRKAAEEKIQFLANHDVLTSLPNRLLLRDRFDYALDQARRMGRSAAFLLLDLDNFKHVNDSLGHKVGDDLLIACVHLLRNCLSENDTISRQGGDEFIILMPDIDSAADVAMRTQRILTAFTTPLRVQQHSIPTSVSIGIVIAPADGEDFDVLLQKADTAMYHSKEKGRSCYSFFRQEMNDEAIRRHTLINELRQALTEQSFRLYYQPQLAIREQHIVGCEALLRWPRADGRMISPLDFIPLAEETGLIVPLGEWVLRQACEQARRWRDMGLASRIAVNVSGIQIYRTDVPELLQRCTREAGISPAQIEIELTESTLLEDSIAIREVISDIKALGSSVAIDDFGTGYSSLATLSRFEIDWLKIDRSFIVASANSEKDRAIVRMITNMAHELKMQAIAEGVETQGHMQLLRECGCDLAQGYLISRPVEALQYEQLLQQG
- a CDS encoding FIST N-terminal domain-containing protein, whose translation is MDSIRTATSFASDSQQAADEIRQQIADVPLALVIVFCAASHDMAALTRALRQHFSAPTQVVGCTTAGEIGVEGYQDDSVVALGFPLSHFTASCTTITDLAQFDSARCQQKVEALQQVASWQQRQREHQHRLALLLVDGLSMREEPLGRAIQLLLGDIPVIGGSAGDSLRFERTQVFCNDFSGSDAAVLVILSTDLPFHIIKTQHFERAGERMVVTEARPCERIVTEINGYPAALEYARIAGLQVSQLSPQAFAAFPVVVRIGGHEYVRSIQQVNADHSLRFYCAIDEGIVLTMARGLNALTNLREALDATEAEIGKVQCVLAFDCILRNLEFRQKGLRAPISATLQRHNVIGFSSFGELHFGIHINQTLTGVAFGR
- the fabV gene encoding enoyl-ACP reductase FabV: MIIQPKIRGFICTNAHPVGCAANVQQQIDYVKAQAPFGEGPKNVLVLGCSTGYGLASRIVSAFGYGANTLGVCFEKEPSERKTATAGWYNTAAFHQQAKDAGLYARTLNGDAFSNEIKAEVIDAIKQDMGKVDLIIYSLASPRRTDPTSGETFKSVLKPVGQAYTTKTYDTDKDLVHDISLEPASEEEIQHTIKVMGGEDWELWIKALADADLLADGCRTTAYTYIGKELTWPIYGHATIGKAKEDLDRAAAELNSSYADKQLKAYVSSLKALVTQASSAIPVMPLYISLIYKVMKEEGTHEGCIEQINGLFQQKLFDAAPELDEAKRLRMDGKETNDATQARIKALWQQVTQENFHQLSDYAGYHQEFLHLFGFGFAGVDYDADVNPMVEW